The following coding sequences are from one Nonlabens arenilitoris window:
- a CDS encoding REP-associated tyrosine transposase gives MSERYKVKDHEENYFITMTVVDWIDLFTRDRYIHILEDSINYCIKEKGLIVFAYVIMPSHVHMIIGTQKIDLNDIIRDLKKFTSKAFIEAINEVGESRSEWLLNKFAFHAKKSKRHSNYKVWKDGFHPKIMDRTKKLEAAFNYIHYNPISAGYVKNEEDWVHSSATAYLENGKCPIEISKWY, from the coding sequence ATGTCTGAGCGATACAAGGTAAAAGATCATGAAGAAAATTATTTCATTACAATGACTGTTGTGGATTGGATTGATTTGTTTACAAGAGATCGATATATTCATATTCTTGAAGATTCTATAAACTATTGTATTAAGGAAAAAGGATTAATCGTATTTGCTTATGTAATAATGCCCAGTCATGTCCATATGATTATAGGTACTCAAAAGATTGATTTAAATGATATTATTAGAGATTTAAAGAAATTTACTTCAAAAGCTTTCATTGAAGCAATTAATGAAGTTGGAGAAAGTCGATCTGAATGGTTATTGAATAAATTTGCTTTTCATGCAAAGAAATCAAAAAGACATTCAAATTATAAAGTATGGAAAGATGGTTTTCATCCAAAGATCATGGATCGGACTAAAAAGCTAGAAGCAGCATTCAATTATATTCATTATAACCCGATATCTGCTGGTTATGTTAAAAATGAAGAAGATTGGGTTCACAGCAGTGCAACTGCATATTTAGAGAATGGTAAATGTCCGATAGAAATCTCAAAATGGTATTAA
- a CDS encoding DUF2971 domain-containing protein, with translation MQEETVYHYTTLETLYHIINQSTVDSLTLRATHVDFLNDFTEHTIAVGLLKEELISYDNNLANDSKNFSKILNDKRMTFFRNEDIDELYPHIISFSECGDSLPMWNTYADKSKGIALGFDKSLLAELNREYRFEKCVYNSSQYEQYLKQNIQTLHKCIEVNSYSIGFTQNLDSHILQDHFKYLPILKDKGYEYEKECRLIIPNKISELSNLKFQVTDSFYKPFKEIKFPFECLTEIILGPCLSLEKMKTSLYLILSQKGRKLSLDKEKGKILLKQSEIPYRNI, from the coding sequence ATGCAAGAAGAAACTGTTTATCATTATACCACATTAGAAACATTATACCATATAATTAATCAATCAACAGTAGACTCTTTAACTCTAAGAGCAACACATGTTGATTTTTTAAATGATTTTACCGAACATACTATTGCAGTTGGATTATTGAAGGAAGAATTAATATCTTACGATAATAATCTTGCCAATGATTCGAAGAATTTTTCAAAAATTCTCAATGATAAGAGAATGACTTTTTTTAGAAATGAAGATATTGATGAATTGTATCCTCATATTATATCTTTTTCCGAGTGTGGTGATAGTTTACCTATGTGGAATACTTATGCGGATAAGTCTAAAGGTATTGCTTTGGGGTTTGATAAAAGTCTGTTAGCAGAATTGAATAGAGAATATCGTTTTGAAAAATGTGTGTATAATTCCTCACAATACGAACAATACTTAAAGCAAAATATACAGACGCTTCATAAATGTATAGAGGTTAATTCTTATAGTATAGGTTTCACTCAAAATCTTGATTCTCATATACTTCAGGATCATTTTAAATACCTTCCAATTTTAAAAGATAAAGGTTACGAATATGAAAAAGAATGCAGATTAATTATTCCTAATAAGATTAGTGAGTTATCAAATTTAAAATTTCAGGTTACTGATAGTTTTTATAAGCCTTTCAAAGAAATTAAATTTCCTTTTGAGTGTTTAACTGAAATTATTTTGGGGCCTTGTTTGAGTTTGGAAAAAATGAAAACGTCTTTATATTTAATTTTAAGTCAAAAAGGGAGGAAACTAAGTCTTGATAAAGAGAAAGGAAAGATATTATTAAAACAAAGCGAGATTCCTTATCGTAATATTTAA
- a CDS encoding asparagine synthetase B codes for MAMGQYLFVPMDADTQNDHLKAYGVSYWVLSKGTKVKWLLNYRGGSFLMPNVDEIKKELTVRGVSYEEMTESEVSDILALIASPSQNMQEVLLEKAPKIAVYTPTGKLPWDDAVTMVLTYAEIPYTKVYDEEVLADELLLYDWLHLHHEDFTGQYGKFYRSFKTAAWYIQEKKEAEERAAKLGYDKVSEAKRDVALKIRDYVVGGGFMFAMCSATDSFDIALAAEGVDIAEPMFDGDASDPAYQTKIDYTKTFAFTDFTLERSPNVYEFSSIDMTQKRGIKKELDYFSLMDFSAKWDPIPTMLNQNHTSLVKGFMGQTTSYDRDEVKKNVLVLGENRSNKEAKYIHGIRGKGFFTFYGGHDPEDYQHRVGDPPTELSLHPNSPGYRLILNNVLFPAARKKKQKT; via the coding sequence ATGGCAATGGGACAATATTTATTTGTTCCTATGGATGCAGACACGCAAAACGATCACTTAAAAGCCTATGGCGTTTCCTATTGGGTACTCAGCAAAGGAACCAAAGTAAAATGGTTATTGAACTACCGTGGTGGCTCTTTTTTAATGCCCAATGTTGATGAAATAAAGAAAGAATTAACTGTACGCGGCGTGAGTTATGAGGAAATGACAGAAAGTGAAGTGAGCGATATACTTGCTCTTATTGCTAGTCCTTCTCAAAACATGCAAGAAGTATTGCTAGAAAAAGCACCAAAAATAGCCGTGTATACACCTACAGGAAAGTTGCCATGGGATGATGCGGTAACGATGGTACTTACCTATGCAGAGATTCCTTATACTAAGGTCTATGATGAAGAAGTCTTGGCAGACGAGTTATTACTCTATGACTGGCTGCACTTGCACCATGAAGATTTTACAGGACAATATGGTAAATTTTATAGAAGCTTTAAAACAGCAGCCTGGTACATTCAAGAAAAAAAGGAAGCCGAAGAACGCGCTGCTAAACTAGGATACGACAAGGTAAGTGAGGCAAAACGTGACGTAGCACTTAAAATACGAGATTATGTAGTCGGTGGTGGCTTTATGTTTGCGATGTGTAGCGCTACAGACAGCTTTGACATTGCCCTTGCTGCCGAAGGTGTTGATATCGCAGAGCCTATGTTTGACGGTGATGCCAGTGATCCCGCATATCAAACAAAAATTGATTACACAAAGACCTTTGCTTTTACAGATTTTACCTTAGAACGTTCACCTAATGTGTATGAATTCAGCTCTATAGACATGACGCAGAAGCGTGGTATTAAAAAAGAACTGGATTACTTTTCTTTAATGGATTTCAGCGCAAAATGGGATCCTATCCCAACAATGTTGAATCAAAACCACACCAGTCTGGTAAAAGGATTTATGGGGCAAACGACTAGTTATGACCGTGATGAGGTAAAGAAAAATGTGCTAGTTCTAGGAGAAAACAGATCTAATAAAGAAGCAAAATACATTCATGGAATACGTGGTAAAGGATTCTTCACCTTTTACGGTGGACACGATCCAGAAGATTACCAGCATAGAGTAGGAGATCCACCTACAGAGTTGAGCCTGCATCCCAACTCGCCAGGATATCGTTTGATATTAAATAACGTATTATTCCCAGCAGCTAGAAAGAAGAAGCAGAAGACTTGA
- the dnaB gene encoding replicative DNA helicase: MEKIQSLAVSKTDNSMVVPLERGKIPPQAVDLEKVVLGALMIDGKGVDEVIDLLTPEVFYQKSHQYIFDAIDKLFKSGSPVDLLTVSAQLRKDEKSEAAGGDHYLVQLSQLVSSTAHIEFHARIIQQKFIQRSLIKLSTEIISDSYEESTDVFDLLDKAESKLYEVTQGNIRKSTESAMDLVKQAKQRIEDIANRDGLSGIPTGFTDLDRLTSGWQPSDLIIIAARPGMGKTAFTLSMARNVAVGSNIPVAFFSLEMSSVQLITRLISSETGLSSEKLRTGKLEPFEWEQLNVKVKDLERAPIFIDDTPSLSIFDLRAKCRRLASQHGIKLIMIDYLQLMTAQTGAKGGNREQEISTISRNLKALAKELSVPVIALSQLSRAVETRGGSKRPLLSDLRESGAIEQDADIVSFIYRPEYYNLEEWDDDDRSPTANQAEFIVAKHRNGATDAIRLKFLGQFGKFDNLDDFSTPYEFGSKMNAANDDTNRPDGLDPRSLPSAQDAFGDFPASPDDEVPF; this comes from the coding sequence ATGGAAAAAATTCAATCATTAGCCGTATCTAAAACAGACAACAGCATGGTCGTTCCTCTTGAGAGAGGAAAGATACCACCGCAAGCTGTTGATTTAGAGAAGGTTGTTCTAGGAGCGTTGATGATTGATGGTAAAGGTGTGGATGAGGTTATAGACCTTTTAACACCTGAGGTTTTCTATCAAAAATCCCATCAATACATCTTTGATGCTATTGATAAACTGTTTAAAAGCGGTAGTCCAGTCGACTTATTAACCGTTAGTGCTCAATTGCGTAAAGATGAGAAAAGTGAAGCCGCTGGTGGTGACCATTATCTTGTGCAATTGTCACAGCTTGTAAGTTCAACGGCACACATTGAATTTCACGCTAGAATTATACAGCAAAAGTTTATTCAACGTAGTTTGATTAAATTATCTACAGAGATTATTTCAGACTCTTATGAAGAGTCTACAGACGTTTTTGACCTACTTGATAAGGCAGAATCTAAACTGTATGAGGTAACTCAAGGTAACATTAGAAAAAGTACAGAGTCTGCAATGGATCTGGTAAAACAGGCAAAGCAGCGCATTGAAGATATCGCAAACCGTGATGGATTAAGTGGTATACCTACTGGATTTACAGATCTAGATCGATTAACATCTGGATGGCAGCCTAGTGATTTAATTATTATCGCGGCACGTCCTGGTATGGGAAAAACGGCCTTTACACTTTCTATGGCACGTAATGTAGCTGTAGGATCTAATATACCAGTAGCATTCTTCTCTCTAGAGATGAGTTCTGTACAATTGATCACTCGTTTGATATCCTCAGAAACTGGATTGAGCAGTGAGAAATTAAGAACCGGTAAGCTTGAGCCATTTGAATGGGAACAGCTTAACGTTAAAGTAAAAGATCTAGAGCGAGCACCTATTTTTATTGATGATACACCATCTCTATCCATTTTTGACTTGCGTGCAAAGTGTAGACGTCTGGCCTCACAACATGGTATTAAGTTAATCATGATTGATTACTTACAATTAATGACGGCACAAACAGGTGCAAAAGGTGGTAACCGTGAACAAGAAATCTCTACCATTTCTCGTAATCTTAAAGCACTAGCAAAAGAACTGAGTGTTCCTGTAATTGCACTATCGCAACTATCGCGTGCGGTAGAGACTCGTGGTGGTAGTAAAAGACCATTACTATCTGACCTGCGTGAATCTGGAGCAATCGAGCAAGATGCAGATATTGTATCCTTTATCTATAGGCCAGAGTATTATAACCTTGAAGAATGGGATGATGATGATCGCAGCCCAACCGCAAATCAAGCCGAATTTATCGTTGCAAAACACCGTAATGGAGCTACAGATGCGATACGTCTTAAATTCCTTGGGCAGTTTGGTAAGTTTGATAATCTTGATGATTTCTCGACGCCATATGAATTTGGTTCAAAAATGAATGCGGCAAACGATGATACTAACAGGCCAGATGGACTTGATCCTAGAAGTTTACCTAGTGCTCAAGACGCCTTTGGTGATTTCCCAGCGAGCCCAGATGATGAGGTTCCTTTCTAG
- a CDS encoding acetyl-CoA carboxylase carboxyltransferase subunit alpha, with translation MEYLDFELPIKELEEKYQQTLAIGSDSEVDVTATCKQIEKKLKATRKEIYGNLTPWQRVQMSRHPARPYTLDYIKAICGDTWLELHGDRGVKDDKAMIGGLGKIGDQSFMFIGQQKGFNTKTRQYRNFGMANPEGYRKALRLMKSAEKFGVPVVCLIDTPGAYPGLEAEERGQGEAIARNILEMTRLKVPIIVMIIGEGASGGALGIGVGDRVIMLENTWYSVISPESCSSILWRSWEFKEQAADALKLTATDMKKMKLVDEILKEPIGGAHTNRPDTFKAVSACILRHYEELKGLKADKLVEQRMDKYCNMGVFKE, from the coding sequence ATGGAATATCTTGATTTTGAATTACCTATCAAGGAACTTGAAGAAAAATACCAGCAAACGCTGGCCATAGGAAGTGATAGCGAAGTAGACGTTACCGCAACCTGTAAACAAATAGAGAAAAAATTAAAAGCGACTCGCAAAGAGATTTATGGCAATTTAACGCCATGGCAACGTGTGCAAATGTCACGTCATCCTGCTCGTCCTTATACACTAGATTATATCAAAGCAATTTGTGGTGACACATGGCTCGAGCTGCACGGTGATCGTGGAGTAAAGGATGATAAAGCGATGATAGGTGGACTAGGTAAAATAGGCGATCAGAGCTTTATGTTCATCGGTCAGCAAAAAGGTTTTAATACCAAAACACGTCAGTATCGCAATTTCGGTATGGCAAATCCTGAGGGATATCGTAAGGCTTTACGTCTTATGAAAAGTGCCGAGAAATTTGGTGTTCCTGTAGTATGTCTTATTGATACACCAGGTGCATATCCAGGACTAGAAGCTGAGGAACGTGGACAAGGTGAAGCTATTGCTCGTAATATTCTTGAAATGACACGTTTAAAAGTGCCTATCATTGTAATGATTATAGGTGAAGGAGCAAGTGGTGGAGCGCTAGGTATAGGAGTAGGTGATCGAGTAATTATGCTTGAAAACACATGGTACTCTGTCATCTCACCAGAATCTTGTTCTTCTATTTTATGGCGCAGCTGGGAATTTAAAGAACAAGCTGCAGATGCGTTAAAGCTAACTGCGACTGATATGAAAAAAATGAAGCTGGTTGATGAGATCCTCAAAGAACCAATTGGTGGCGCGCACACGAATAGACCAGATACTTTTAAAGCAGTAAGTGCATGTATACTACGCCATTATGAAGAGTTGAAAGGTCTAAAGGCTGATAAGCTAGTAGAACAGCGCATGGATAAATATTGTAATATGGGTGTTTTTAAAGAATAA
- a CDS encoding DMT family transporter — protein sequence MRDDRLLNYLHLHFIVFIWGFTAVLGALISIESVPLVWWRMVLAVIMIVIYMKVKKIPFQFTGVHKLPRKRLLSICLAGMVIALHWITFFGAIKASNVSVTLAMMSTGAFFTALLEPLFTPKKLVWYELIFGMLIIGALYYIFQVETEYVTGMVLGLTSAFLSATFSIMNVTFAKEHPPSMISFYELLSGVVLLSLFFTLPQFDFVGPQQLTSDDWLWMGILASVCTAYAFIASVKVMKYLSAYTVMLTTNLEPVYGILLAFFILGDAEQMTPQFYIGAIVILVVIVLNGFIKTRLQRK from the coding sequence ATGCGCGACGATAGATTATTAAATTATCTCCATCTTCATTTTATAGTTTTCATTTGGGGTTTTACTGCAGTATTAGGTGCGCTTATTTCAATAGAATCTGTGCCGCTAGTCTGGTGGCGCATGGTACTAGCCGTCATTATGATTGTGATCTACATGAAGGTGAAAAAGATTCCGTTTCAATTTACGGGTGTTCATAAATTACCTCGTAAGCGTTTACTATCCATTTGTCTAGCAGGTATGGTTATCGCCTTGCACTGGATTACATTTTTTGGTGCCATAAAAGCGTCTAATGTATCAGTCACTCTTGCGATGATGAGTACAGGAGCTTTCTTCACAGCCTTGCTTGAACCGCTGTTCACACCTAAAAAATTAGTTTGGTATGAATTAATATTTGGCATGTTGATTATAGGCGCTTTGTATTATATTTTTCAAGTAGAAACGGAATATGTTACGGGAATGGTGTTGGGATTAACCAGTGCTTTTTTAAGCGCTACATTTTCCATTATGAATGTCACGTTTGCAAAAGAACATCCACCATCAATGATATCGTTTTATGAATTGTTAAGTGGTGTAGTATTACTATCCTTATTTTTTACGCTCCCACAATTTGACTTTGTAGGACCACAACAATTGACTAGTGATGACTGGTTGTGGATGGGAATACTGGCATCTGTATGTACTGCTTATGCGTTTATCGCTAGTGTAAAAGTAATGAAGTATTTAAGTGCTTATACGGTCATGCTTACCACAAACCTTGAGCCAGTTTATGGGATTTTACTAGCGTTTTTCATATTAGGCGATGCCGAGCAAATGACACCACAGTTCTACATCGGTGCTATTGTAATTCTTGTCGTTATCGTGCTTAATGGCTTTATAAAGACACGTTTACAGCGCAAATAG
- a CDS encoding LptF/LptG family permease, with translation MLKILDRYILKQYLGAFLLLLCLFIPIMITVHIAEKIGKILSKDIPFTEVMMYLLDFTIYFSNFLFPIFLFISTMFFTSKLANNTEIVAFLSSGVSYNRFLRPYIIGAVLVCVTALVFSTVFVPDAAAGFNEFQFKYFKSEKERQTNNVFRRISDDDYVYVSNYNSGRKTGYDFTLEHFNGNELEYKIYAERIAFKDSIYTLSRYKKRVLQENGEILTTKAKLDTILNFDIDELTPSSYVAETLSYQKLLDFIETEESRGNGNMNVYYVEKHKRTSIPVSALIFTIIAVAVSSVKKRGGMGVNLAIGLGIAMSYMFLDKVFGTIAEKSTSFEPWIAVWAPNIFFGIVALLLIRNARR, from the coding sequence GTGCTTAAAATTCTAGATAGATACATATTAAAACAATACTTAGGAGCTTTTCTACTGCTCTTGTGCCTTTTCATACCTATTATGATTACTGTGCACATTGCAGAGAAGATAGGGAAGATATTAAGTAAAGACATTCCTTTTACTGAGGTGATGATGTATCTACTGGATTTTACTATCTATTTTTCAAATTTCTTATTTCCTATTTTTCTCTTTATTTCTACCATGTTTTTTACTTCAAAACTGGCTAATAATACAGAGATAGTCGCTTTTTTAAGTTCTGGAGTGTCTTACAATAGATTCTTGCGTCCTTATATAATAGGAGCAGTTTTAGTATGTGTTACAGCATTAGTTTTTAGTACCGTATTTGTGCCAGATGCTGCTGCAGGATTTAATGAGTTTCAGTTTAAATACTTTAAGTCAGAAAAAGAACGGCAAACCAATAATGTTTTCCGGCGTATATCAGATGACGATTATGTATATGTGAGTAATTACAATTCTGGAAGAAAAACAGGATATGATTTTACCCTAGAGCATTTTAATGGAAATGAGCTAGAGTATAAAATATATGCAGAACGTATTGCTTTTAAAGACAGCATTTACACACTTAGTCGTTATAAAAAACGTGTGCTTCAAGAAAATGGAGAGATTTTAACCACTAAGGCAAAACTAGACACCATTCTTAATTTTGATATAGATGAGTTAACTCCATCTTCTTATGTGGCAGAAACCTTGTCCTATCAAAAGCTTCTTGATTTTATTGAGACAGAAGAAAGTCGTGGAAATGGTAATATGAATGTTTATTACGTGGAAAAGCACAAACGTACTTCCATACCTGTAAGTGCTTTAATATTTACTATAATAGCCGTTGCGGTATCGTCTGTAAAAAAGCGAGGTGGAATGGGTGTAAATCTAGCCATCGGATTAGGGATTGCTATGAGTTACATGTTCCTAGATAAAGTATTTGGTACTATCGCAGAGAAAAGTACATCGTTTGAACCATGGATCGCCGTTTGGGCTCCTAATATATTCTTTGGTATAGTAGCTTTATTACTGATAAGAAATGCGCGACGATAG
- the tgt gene encoding tRNA guanosine(34) transglycosylase Tgt, producing MKFDLLQTDSQSQARAGVVHTDHGAIETPIFMPVGTVGTVKGVHQRELENEVNPDIILANTYHLYLRPGIDVLEKAGGLHKFMNWDRPILTDSGGYQVYSLSANRKIKEEGVKFKSHIDGSYHFFTPERAMDIQRSIGADIIMAFDECTPYPCEYNYARRSMHMTHRWLKRCIEHFNSTPDKYGFSQTLFPIVQGSTYKDLREQSAEFIANCDMPANAIGGLSVGEPAEEMYAMTDVVTAVLPKDKPRYLMGVGTPINLLENVALGVDMFDCVMPTRNGRNGMIFTAHGTMNMKNKKWETDFSPLDPANYAWVDTAYSKAYVRHLFTVNEMLGRQICTIHNLSFYLWLMREARKHILAGDFRTWKDKMVKQMDNRL from the coding sequence ATGAAATTTGATTTATTACAAACTGATTCACAAAGCCAGGCGAGAGCTGGAGTTGTGCACACGGACCATGGAGCAATTGAGACTCCTATATTTATGCCTGTAGGTACTGTAGGTACTGTAAAAGGTGTACACCAGCGAGAGCTAGAAAATGAGGTTAATCCCGACATTATACTGGCAAATACTTACCATCTTTATTTAAGACCTGGTATAGATGTATTAGAAAAAGCTGGTGGATTACATAAATTTATGAATTGGGATCGTCCTATTCTCACAGATTCTGGTGGTTACCAAGTATATTCTTTGAGTGCAAATCGCAAGATTAAAGAAGAAGGTGTGAAATTTAAATCACATATTGATGGATCATACCACTTCTTTACACCAGAACGTGCGATGGATATACAGCGCAGTATAGGCGCAGATATTATAATGGCATTTGATGAGTGTACTCCTTATCCTTGTGAGTATAATTATGCCCGACGTAGTATGCACATGACTCATCGATGGTTAAAGCGATGTATAGAGCATTTTAATAGTACACCAGATAAGTATGGTTTCAGCCAGACTTTATTCCCTATTGTTCAAGGTAGTACGTATAAAGATTTAAGAGAGCAAAGTGCAGAGTTTATTGCAAATTGTGACATGCCTGCAAATGCAATAGGTGGACTTTCCGTAGGAGAGCCTGCCGAAGAAATGTATGCGATGACAGACGTGGTTACTGCCGTATTGCCTAAGGATAAACCTAGATATCTTATGGGTGTAGGTACACCTATTAATTTATTAGAAAATGTAGCCTTAGGTGTTGATATGTTCGACTGTGTGATGCCTACACGTAATGGTCGTAATGGAATGATTTTTACTGCCCATGGTACCATGAACATGAAGAATAAAAAATGGGAAACAGATTTCTCACCTTTAGATCCGGCAAATTATGCATGGGTAGATACTGCATATTCTAAAGCTTATGTAAGACATCTATTTACTGTAAACGAGATGTTAGGTAGACAAATTTGTACGATACACAATTTATCTTTTTATTTATGGTTAATGAGAGAAGCTCGTAAGCATATACTAGCTGGTGACTTCCGAACATGGAAGGATAAAATGGTGAAACAAATGGATAATAGACTCTAG
- a CDS encoding transketolase, translating into MADTQHLKDLVTQVRRDIVRQVHAVSSGHPGGSLGCTEFLVTLYNEVMDHDPSFNMDGINEDLFFLSNGHISPVFYSVLARAGYFPVSELSTFRKLNTRLQGHPTTHEGLPGVRIASGSLGQGMSVAIGAAQVKKLNGDDKTVFTLHGDGELQEGQIWEAAMYAAANKVDNLISTIDVNGQQIDGSTEQVLALGDLRNKFEAFGWDVITVDKGNDVDAIITGMKEAMDLTRKGKPVCILLHTEMGNGIDFMMGSHAWHGIAPNDEQLAEALRQNPETLGDY; encoded by the coding sequence ATGGCTGATACACAGCACTTAAAAGATTTAGTAACGCAAGTACGTCGCGATATCGTAAGACAAGTACATGCAGTAAGTAGTGGACATCCTGGAGGCTCTCTAGGTTGTACAGAATTTCTTGTAACCTTATATAACGAAGTTATGGATCATGATCCTAGCTTTAATATGGACGGAATAAATGAAGATTTATTTTTTCTTTCTAATGGTCACATCTCACCTGTTTTTTATAGTGTTCTTGCTCGTGCTGGATATTTTCCAGTATCTGAGTTGAGTACTTTTAGAAAACTTAACACTAGACTACAAGGACACCCAACAACACATGAAGGTTTGCCAGGTGTGCGCATCGCAAGTGGATCACTAGGTCAAGGAATGAGTGTTGCCATAGGTGCTGCACAGGTAAAAAAACTGAATGGAGATGATAAAACTGTTTTCACACTTCATGGAGATGGTGAACTACAGGAAGGACAGATCTGGGAAGCAGCCATGTATGCTGCTGCTAATAAAGTGGACAATTTAATATCCACAATTGATGTTAACGGTCAACAAATTGACGGTAGTACAGAACAGGTACTTGCATTAGGTGATTTACGTAATAAATTTGAAGCTTTTGGATGGGATGTTATAACTGTTGATAAAGGAAATGACGTTGATGCGATTATTACTGGTATGAAAGAAGCTATGGACCTTACAAGAAAAGGTAAACCAGTTTGCATTCTTCTTCATACAGAAATGGGTAATGGTATCGACTTTATGATGGGATCTCATGCATGGCATGGTATTGCTCCTAATGATGAGCAGCTTGCTGAGGCGTTAAGACAGAATCCAGAAACCTTAGGTGATTATTAA
- a CDS encoding transketolase family protein: MKIYENTGSKDTRSGFGDGLTELGKKNEKVVALCADLTGSLKMNAFADNHPERFFQVGIAEANMMGIAAGMTIGGKIPFTGTFANFSTGRVYDQIRQSIAYSDKNVKICASHSGLTLGEDGATHQILEDIGLMKMLPGMTVINTCDYNQTKAATLAIAEHHGPVYLRFGRPKVANFTPENGTFEIGKAVMLQEGTDVTIIATGHLVWEALEAAKTLNEKGISAEVINIHTIKPLDEAAIIASAKKTGCVVTAEEHNYLGGLGESVARTLAMHHPTAQEFVATQDTFGESGTPAQLLEKYGLNAENIALKAEKVISRK; this comes from the coding sequence ATGAAAATTTACGAAAACACAGGAAGTAAGGATACCAGATCAGGTTTTGGTGATGGACTTACAGAACTAGGAAAAAAGAATGAGAAAGTTGTCGCTCTATGTGCTGACTTAACAGGTTCTTTAAAAATGAATGCTTTTGCAGACAATCATCCAGAGCGTTTCTTTCAAGTTGGTATTGCAGAGGCTAACATGATGGGAATCGCTGCAGGAATGACTATAGGTGGAAAAATTCCATTTACAGGAACTTTTGCTAACTTTTCTACAGGTCGTGTTTATGACCAGATCAGACAAAGCATCGCATATTCTGATAAGAATGTGAAAATCTGTGCATCGCATTCAGGTCTTACTCTAGGTGAAGATGGTGCAACACACCAAATTTTAGAAGACATAGGATTGATGAAAATGTTACCAGGTATGACTGTAATCAACACGTGTGACTACAATCAAACTAAAGCAGCTACACTTGCCATTGCAGAGCATCACGGACCTGTTTACCTAAGATTCGGCCGACCTAAAGTAGCTAACTTCACTCCAGAAAATGGAACTTTTGAAATAGGTAAAGCAGTAATGCTACAAGAAGGAACTGATGTAACAATCATCGCAACAGGTCATTTAGTTTGGGAAGCTTTAGAAGCGGCTAAAACTCTTAATGAAAAAGGAATCAGTGCTGAGGTTATTAACATACATACAATTAAACCACTTGATGAAGCTGCTATTATAGCATCAGCAAAGAAAACTGGTTGTGTCGTTACTGCCGAAGAACACAATTATCTAGGTGGATTAGGAGAAAGCGTTGCTCGTACACTGGCAATGCATCACCCAACGGCACAAGAATTTGTTGCTACACAAGATACCTTTGGTGAAAGTGGAACACCAGCACAATTATTAGAAAAATATGGCTTAAATGCCGAGAATATCGCATTGAAAGCTGAAAAAGTAATCAGTAGAAAGTAA